Proteins encoded by one window of Silvibacterium dinghuense:
- a CDS encoding APC family permease — translation MSSGQTFSAPQSNRVRLVVASSVMLTFISFWRAAAVVLNDLGSSAFYAGGIAEEAVGKAAPWFILGVMLFSFAVRAVYVESCSMFTRGGVYRVVKEALGGTFAKLSVSALMFDYILTGPISGVSAGQYITGLMNELMQQGALHGWLPAALVHGQTAWQFPVDETSAVFCIAVTIYYWWQNIKGIEESSDKALEVMKITTIMVVLLLGWGIVTAILRHVSLPPLPVPSNLHFSKDALGFLSGTKLAGSLGLFGILMAFGHSVLAMSGEETLAQVNREIEHPKLRNLKRAAIVIAIYSFVFTGIVSLLAVMIIPDSVRIPLYRDNLIAGLAMYMVGPLTLKIIFRVFVVLVGFLILSGAINTSIIGSTGVLMRVAEDGVLTDWFRKPHHKYGTSYRIVNLVTALQLFTIIVSRGNVITLGEAYAFGVIWSFTFNSLAMLVLRWKFKGERGWKVPINLKIGKTEFPVGLFSVFLVLFTTAIVNLFTKSVATESGIAFAATFFVIFSISEQKNLKKQAATAAQMKEHFQLEHPEAINREALEINPGAMLVTMRDSGNPFALKWALSRTNTDEQDVVVMTVRMMGAGGPEIIDEQPFSEHEQMLFTKAVSVAESFGKHISLLVVPAGDIFAALVQTASKLEASALVSGLSTKMSAQEQAYHVGQAWESLPEPKRQFTFYVVMPDGEAQAFHIGPHAPQLQAEDVQLVHRLWLNFRRDPEMEGLHHSDIVTYALTRLASEYARDKVETVKELRRYTQDGNAPTGASVYAMREREGRDYAHGGDGYSIPAPRSSRSASGQEE, via the coding sequence ATGTCATCCGGACAAACTTTTTCCGCTCCGCAATCGAATCGAGTCAGGCTTGTTGTAGCCTCCTCGGTCATGTTGACCTTCATTTCGTTCTGGAGGGCAGCAGCGGTCGTTTTGAACGACCTGGGCTCTTCGGCTTTCTATGCCGGAGGCATCGCGGAAGAGGCGGTAGGTAAAGCCGCGCCGTGGTTCATCCTCGGCGTCATGCTCTTTTCTTTCGCCGTACGTGCGGTCTACGTTGAGAGCTGTTCCATGTTTACCCGCGGCGGAGTCTACCGCGTGGTCAAGGAAGCGCTCGGCGGCACATTTGCCAAGCTCAGCGTCTCGGCGCTGATGTTCGACTACATCCTCACCGGTCCTATTTCCGGCGTCTCAGCCGGCCAGTACATCACCGGGCTGATGAATGAGCTGATGCAGCAGGGAGCCTTGCATGGCTGGCTGCCCGCGGCTCTGGTGCACGGACAAACGGCCTGGCAGTTCCCGGTGGACGAGACCTCTGCTGTCTTTTGCATCGCCGTAACTATTTATTACTGGTGGCAGAACATCAAGGGCATCGAGGAGTCGAGCGATAAGGCTCTCGAGGTGATGAAGATCACGACCATTATGGTCGTGCTGCTGCTGGGCTGGGGCATTGTGACCGCGATTCTCCGGCACGTATCCCTGCCGCCGCTGCCTGTGCCGTCGAATCTGCACTTCTCGAAAGATGCCCTGGGCTTCCTCTCCGGCACGAAACTGGCCGGCTCCCTGGGGCTCTTCGGCATCCTGATGGCATTTGGTCACTCGGTGCTGGCGATGAGCGGTGAAGAGACGCTTGCGCAGGTCAACCGCGAGATCGAACACCCCAAGCTCAGGAACCTGAAGCGCGCGGCGATCGTTATTGCCATCTACAGCTTTGTTTTTACCGGCATCGTCTCGCTGTTGGCGGTCATGATCATTCCCGATTCGGTGCGCATTCCGCTCTATCGCGACAACCTGATCGCCGGTCTGGCCATGTATATGGTCGGGCCGCTGACGCTGAAGATTATCTTCCGCGTCTTCGTGGTGCTCGTCGGCTTCCTGATCCTCTCGGGCGCCATCAATACCTCGATCATCGGCTCGACCGGCGTTCTGATGCGCGTGGCCGAAGACGGCGTGCTTACAGACTGGTTCCGCAAGCCGCATCACAAGTACGGCACGAGCTACCGCATTGTGAACCTGGTGACGGCGCTGCAGCTGTTCACCATCATCGTGAGCCGGGGCAACGTGATCACGCTCGGCGAGGCCTATGCCTTCGGTGTGATCTGGAGTTTCACTTTCAACAGCCTGGCCATGCTGGTGCTGCGTTGGAAGTTCAAGGGCGAGCGCGGCTGGAAGGTGCCGATCAATCTCAAGATTGGCAAGACAGAGTTTCCGGTCGGACTGTTTTCCGTCTTTCTTGTTCTATTCACGACGGCGATCGTGAACCTGTTCACCAAGAGTGTGGCTACAGAGAGCGGCATTGCCTTTGCGGCGACGTTCTTTGTGATCTTTTCGATTTCCGAGCAGAAGAACCTGAAGAAACAGGCTGCGACCGCGGCGCAGATGAAGGAGCACTTCCAGCTCGAGCACCCGGAGGCAATCAACCGGGAGGCGCTGGAGATCAATCCGGGAGCCATGCTCGTCACCATGCGCGATTCGGGAAATCCCTTCGCGCTCAAGTGGGCACTCTCCCGCACCAACACCGACGAGCAGGACGTGGTGGTGATGACGGTGCGCATGATGGGAGCCGGTGGTCCGGAGATCATCGACGAGCAACCCTTCAGCGAGCACGAGCAGATGCTCTTCACCAAGGCTGTGTCGGTTGCGGAGAGCTTCGGCAAGCATATTTCACTGTTGGTGGTTCCGGCGGGCGATATTTTCGCAGCTCTGGTGCAAACAGCAAGCAAGCTCGAGGCGTCTGCGCTGGTCTCCGGCCTCTCGACGAAGATGTCAGCACAGGAGCAGGCCTATCATGTCGGGCAGGCGTGGGAGAGCCTGCCCGAACCGAAGCGGCAGTTCACCTTCTACGTCGTGATGCCGGATGGCGAGGCGCAGGCCTTCCATATCGGCCCGCATGCGCCGCAGCTGCAGGCCGAGGATGTACAGCTGGTGCATCGCCTGTGGCTGAACTTCCGCCGCGATCCGGAGATGGAAGGGCTCCATCACAGCGATATCGTGACCTACGCGTTGACGCGGTTAGCCAGCGAATATGCGCGTGACAAGGTGGAAACGGTCAAAGAACTGCGCCGTTATACGCAGGACGGAAATGCTCCGACTGGTGCATCGGTTTATGCCATGCGGGAGCGGGAAGGGCGAGATTACGCACATGGTGGCGACGGATATTCGATTCCGGCACCACGCTCTTCACGTTCGGCATCGGGACAGGAAGAATAA
- a CDS encoding aldo/keto reductase, whose product MEYRLLGHSGLKVSALSFGTGTFGGSTEFFRAWGQTGVSEASRLIDICLDAGINLFDVADVYSDGHAEEVLGEAIKGKRDRLLISTKATYRLGDGINDVGSSRFHILNAVEASLKRLKVDHIDIYHMHEVDSLTPIEETLDTLNGLVQAGKIRYIACSNFSGWHLMKSLAISERYGWARYVAQQSYYSLVGREFEWELMPLGLDQKVGTLVWSPLGWGRLTGKIRRGQPIPENSRLPQTAQNGPPVSDEHLYKIVDVLDEIAAETGRTVPQIALNWVLHRPTVSSVIIGARNEEQLKQNLVAAEFRLTEEQIARLDAASAVTPIYPYWHQRQFTERNTPAV is encoded by the coding sequence ATGGAATACAGACTGCTTGGCCATTCCGGTCTGAAGGTTTCGGCGCTGAGTTTCGGCACCGGTACCTTTGGTGGTTCAACTGAGTTTTTTCGCGCGTGGGGACAAACAGGCGTAAGTGAGGCGTCGCGGCTGATCGATATCTGCCTCGATGCGGGGATCAATTTATTCGATGTGGCCGATGTGTATTCAGATGGTCACGCCGAAGAAGTGCTCGGAGAGGCGATCAAGGGCAAGCGCGACCGCCTGCTGATTTCAACCAAGGCAACCTACCGGCTCGGCGACGGGATCAATGACGTCGGTTCATCGCGTTTTCATATTCTGAACGCCGTAGAGGCAAGCCTGAAGCGGCTGAAGGTGGATCACATCGACATCTACCACATGCACGAAGTGGATTCGCTGACGCCGATCGAGGAGACGCTGGATACGCTGAACGGACTGGTGCAGGCGGGCAAGATCCGCTACATCGCCTGCTCGAACTTTTCCGGCTGGCACCTGATGAAGTCGCTGGCCATCTCGGAGCGCTACGGCTGGGCGCGTTACGTCGCGCAGCAGTCTTACTACTCGCTGGTAGGCCGCGAATTCGAGTGGGAGCTGATGCCCCTGGGCCTCGACCAGAAGGTAGGGACGCTGGTGTGGAGTCCTCTCGGGTGGGGACGGCTCACCGGCAAGATCCGCCGTGGGCAGCCTATTCCTGAGAACAGCCGTCTGCCGCAGACCGCGCAGAACGGGCCGCCGGTATCCGATGAACACCTCTACAAGATCGTGGACGTGCTCGACGAGATCGCCGCTGAGACAGGCCGCACCGTGCCGCAGATCGCGCTGAACTGGGTGCTGCATCGCCCGACGGTTTCAAGCGTGATCATCGGTGCGCGGAACGAGGAGCAGCTGAAGCAGAATCTGGTTGCGGCGGAATTCCGCCTCACCGAGGAGCAGATAGCTCGCCTCGATGCGGCAAGCGCGGTGACGCCGATTTATCCCTACTGGCACCAGCGGCAGTTTACGGAACGGAATACCCCTGCTGTGTAG
- a CDS encoding SAM-dependent methyltransferase: MLRSLFKRNQEPERNSPTMLSGPRIPRHSSGWAAMLKHMKEEEGLRVLDIGPTSPQNINFITGLGHSVYMGDVVHEALTGPADGSWILPVDEATGKPGFDVTGFFEQNLNFGGREFDVVLLWTTLDYLPEGLIEPLVAHLHHSVSKGGRILALFHSKLAGATAYCRYHLTEGDTIEMQETEPHPIQRVYTNRNIEKLFSKYSNYRFFLAKDNLYEVIITR, from the coding sequence GTGCTCCGCAGCCTCTTCAAGCGAAATCAGGAACCCGAGCGCAATAGCCCGACCATGCTCTCAGGTCCGCGTATCCCCCGCCACTCGAGCGGCTGGGCTGCCATGCTCAAACACATGAAGGAAGAGGAAGGCCTTCGCGTGCTCGACATCGGACCAACCTCGCCGCAAAATATCAACTTCATCACCGGACTGGGCCATAGCGTCTACATGGGTGATGTTGTCCATGAGGCACTGACTGGTCCCGCCGACGGCTCCTGGATTCTCCCTGTCGACGAGGCCACCGGAAAGCCTGGCTTCGATGTCACCGGCTTTTTTGAGCAGAATCTGAACTTCGGCGGCCGCGAGTTCGACGTCGTCCTGCTCTGGACTACGCTCGACTACCTACCCGAAGGGCTCATCGAGCCGCTCGTCGCACATCTCCATCACTCCGTCTCCAAGGGAGGGCGTATTCTTGCGCTCTTTCACAGCAAGCTCGCAGGCGCCACAGCCTACTGCCGCTATCACCTCACCGAAGGCGATACCATCGAGATGCAGGAGACAGAGCCGCACCCCATTCAGCGCGTCTATACCAACCGCAACATCGAGAAGCTCTTCTCGAAGTACAGCAACTATCGCTTCTTCCTCGCCAAGGACAACCTCTACGAGGTCATCATCACGCGCTGA
- a CDS encoding SPL family radical SAM protein, with the protein MSEEKAKIETLFPILGQGNLQGFSEEKTSRLSGIARLAAQGSEAGEGYQIEFRTLPVRSLLNHSVSKRGIWFAKSINPYRGCEFACRYCYARYTHEFLELRDPADFERKIFIKENARWLLEQELAKLKPGEEVALGTATDPYQPIERRARVTRGILEVFAKRRGLRLGIVTKSTLIERDIDVLTEIACRHDLVIHMTITTADAKLARILEPRAPRPDLRFQTVKRLREARLRTGVLCSPLLPGITDHLTAIEGVARRAKEADASFFSANPLFLKPCSKGTFLEFVKDHFPQLLASYERRYATDAFTSEAYQERLRELVRVVRQKYGLGRRTTEGLRPRDDPQGAEVSWQGELFTVEQERRGPVKIEGGKSAGPEEVPARSAGKRFSA; encoded by the coding sequence ATGAGCGAAGAAAAAGCGAAAATCGAGACGCTGTTTCCAATCCTTGGACAGGGAAATTTGCAGGGCTTTTCCGAGGAGAAGACATCCAGGCTTAGCGGCATTGCGCGTCTTGCTGCTCAGGGGAGCGAGGCTGGGGAGGGATACCAGATCGAATTCCGGACGCTGCCGGTGCGCTCACTCTTGAACCACTCCGTGTCAAAACGAGGGATCTGGTTCGCGAAGAGCATCAATCCCTATCGGGGCTGTGAGTTCGCCTGCCGTTATTGCTATGCGCGCTACACGCACGAGTTTCTGGAGTTACGCGACCCGGCGGATTTCGAGCGCAAGATCTTCATCAAGGAGAATGCGCGCTGGCTGCTTGAGCAGGAGCTGGCGAAGTTGAAGCCAGGCGAAGAGGTTGCGCTGGGTACTGCGACAGACCCCTACCAGCCGATTGAGCGGAGAGCGCGGGTGACGCGTGGGATTCTCGAGGTCTTTGCGAAGCGGCGCGGATTGCGGTTGGGGATCGTCACCAAGTCGACGCTGATTGAGCGGGATATCGATGTGCTGACGGAGATCGCCTGCCGGCATGATCTGGTCATCCACATGACGATCACCACTGCCGATGCGAAGCTGGCGCGTATTCTCGAGCCACGCGCGCCACGGCCTGATCTTCGCTTCCAGACGGTGAAGCGGCTGCGCGAAGCACGGTTGCGAACCGGAGTCCTGTGCTCACCCCTGCTGCCCGGGATTACCGATCACCTGACAGCCATTGAGGGAGTGGCGCGGCGGGCGAAAGAGGCGGACGCGAGCTTCTTTTCTGCGAATCCGTTATTCCTCAAGCCATGCTCGAAGGGAACCTTTCTCGAATTTGTGAAGGATCACTTTCCGCAGCTGCTGGCCAGTTATGAGCGGCGCTATGCGACGGATGCGTTCACCTCCGAGGCATATCAGGAGCGGCTTAGGGAACTGGTGCGGGTGGTGAGGCAGAAATACGGGCTGGGACGGAGAACGACCGAAGGACTGCGGCCACGAGATGATCCGCAGGGAGCGGAGGTTTCGTGGCAGGGAGAGCTGTTCACCGTTGAACAGGAGCGCCGCGGCCCGGTGAAGATCGAAGGCGGAAAGTCAGCCGGACCTGAAGAAGTACCGGCCCGCAGCGCAGGGAAGCGCTTCAGCGCGTGA
- a CDS encoding alpha/beta hydrolase, whose translation MRCRILRVLPALILIVAACPVWAGSTPHVFISVSLSREAAAAPLSGRVLIFISEGEGAKEIDDNPFAPKPVYVAAKEVVGLKPGDRMEVDADDLAYPAGFSTLKPGNYEVQAVLDTRHTYAYSGRGEGDLISAVTQLRNWTPGVSSEPQLELRVAAHERIQAEKEKQTTEDSARLEDFVSPALSTFFGWPVHMRAWVILPPGYEEHPGDRYLTAYWTHGFGGGLDYAKATGEMIRGRMAQDKMPPMIWVMLDESWATGTHEFANSANNGPWGTALISEFIPYLEAKYRMNGTPEGRFLNGHSSGGWATLQLQVNYPTVFGGTWSTSPDPSDFHDFTGVDLYAPGANVYHRPDGTPYPLVRMDGKVVGTFESFARLERVLGDYGGQIGSFEWVFSPRGANGRPLPMFDRETGAVNPEVVAYWRDHYDLAHELETDWADRGPALKGKIHLYVGTADTFYLDGAAHRLDAVLTKLGGDAEFRFVDGRTHFDLYRVDKDRMGLFDEIGAAMWAAGHGGQKWSGDKP comes from the coding sequence ATGCGTTGCCGCATTTTGCGTGTGCTTCCTGCCCTGATCCTGATCGTTGCAGCCTGCCCGGTGTGGGCCGGCTCTACGCCGCATGTGTTTATTTCTGTTTCGCTCAGCCGCGAGGCTGCGGCTGCTCCGCTCTCCGGGCGTGTTCTGATCTTTATTTCCGAGGGAGAAGGTGCAAAAGAGATAGACGACAACCCTTTCGCTCCGAAGCCGGTATATGTGGCCGCAAAAGAGGTCGTGGGACTGAAGCCGGGCGATCGCATGGAGGTGGATGCCGATGACCTCGCCTATCCGGCAGGCTTCTCGACGCTGAAACCGGGAAATTACGAAGTGCAGGCGGTGCTCGATACACGGCACACGTATGCCTACTCCGGGCGTGGCGAGGGAGATCTGATCAGCGCAGTGACCCAGCTGCGTAACTGGACACCGGGCGTGAGTTCCGAGCCTCAGCTGGAACTGCGTGTGGCCGCGCATGAGCGAATTCAGGCAGAAAAAGAAAAGCAGACGACCGAAGATTCGGCCCGGCTCGAGGATTTTGTCAGCCCGGCATTGAGCACTTTCTTCGGCTGGCCAGTGCACATGCGGGCCTGGGTGATCCTGCCGCCGGGATACGAGGAGCATCCCGGGGACCGCTATCTGACCGCCTATTGGACACACGGCTTCGGTGGCGGTCTGGACTATGCGAAAGCAACGGGTGAGATGATTCGCGGGCGGATGGCCCAGGACAAAATGCCGCCGATGATCTGGGTCATGCTCGATGAGTCCTGGGCCACGGGGACCCATGAGTTCGCCAACTCGGCGAACAACGGCCCATGGGGAACAGCGCTGATCTCGGAGTTTATTCCGTATCTCGAGGCGAAGTACCGCATGAACGGCACCCCCGAGGGCCGCTTTCTCAACGGCCATTCCTCGGGCGGCTGGGCGACTCTCCAGCTACAGGTGAATTACCCGACAGTCTTCGGCGGGACATGGTCCACCTCGCCGGACCCGAGCGATTTCCACGACTTCACCGGTGTCGATCTCTATGCACCGGGCGCGAATGTCTACCATCGCCCGGATGGCACGCCATACCCTCTCGTCCGCATGGACGGCAAGGTTGTCGGTACCTTTGAGAGCTTTGCCCGACTCGAGCGCGTGCTGGGCGACTACGGCGGCCAAATCGGCTCTTTCGAGTGGGTCTTTTCACCGCGAGGCGCGAATGGGAGACCGCTTCCGATGTTTGACCGGGAGACCGGGGCAGTCAATCCGGAGGTGGTTGCCTACTGGCGCGACCATTACGACCTCGCGCACGAGCTTGAAACCGATTGGGCAGACCGGGGACCGGCGCTCAAGGGCAAGATTCACCTCTACGTCGGGACAGCGGATACCTTTTACCTCGATGGGGCAGCGCACCGGCTGGATGCGGTGCTGACGAAGCTGGGTGGGGATGCCGAGTTCCGGTTTGTCGATGGACGGACGCATTTCGATCTCTATCGTGTCGACAAGGACCGGATGGGGCTCTTTGACGAGATCGGGGCGGCCATGTGGGCAGCCGGTCATGGCGGACAGAAGTGGTCCGGAGACAAACCTTAA
- the lnt gene encoding apolipoprotein N-acyltransferase: protein MPQALRRSGRWPSVTAVVLALLAACLLDLPFPIAGPLPPWRASFAWIALIPLIVAILRPAASGAAHFLRRSALTGYVCGIAWYALNSYWIERTMHLYGNVPVPGAIGILLLYALILGLYFALFGFLLALVRSVTRSIVPALGLAPFAWAAVELAASRVTCVPWDQFGYSQVDNLLLTRLAPFTGVYGISFVLVAVNAVLAAGFLVKPVRLRLALAAAGIAAAALLQAGTWMPVAPAKTEATAVLLQPDFSVDEDHDWPGTEWDQNIGRFLAQSSNTLTPYYTGMPSPAKTLHAAPAAPAPPISLIAWPEAPSPFEETDPRFLTAMHQLAANTHAGIIVGLPAADWATDSRGRQYVQYFNSATIFNTSGDRIGRYDKIHLVPWGEYIPFKDLFFFAHKLTRQAGNFTHGNHRSVYSLNGHRYGVFICYESIFADEVRHFADNGAEVFVNISDDGWYGDTSAPWQHLNMARMRAIENHRWLVRDTNTGVTSVIDPEGRLLTSAPRGIFTSLAVQYGFRNDVTFYTRHGDLFGYTCVIITLGVVLLLGKRRIRFQP from the coding sequence GTGCCGCAAGCCCTTCGCCGTAGCGGGAGATGGCCCTCCGTTACCGCTGTGGTGCTCGCCCTGCTCGCAGCCTGCCTGCTCGATCTCCCCTTCCCGATTGCCGGACCGCTGCCTCCATGGCGCGCCTCGTTTGCGTGGATCGCGCTCATTCCGCTGATCGTTGCGATTCTCCGCCCCGCAGCTTCGGGAGCCGCGCACTTTCTGCGCCGCAGCGCTCTCACCGGGTACGTCTGCGGCATTGCGTGGTATGCGCTCAATTCCTACTGGATCGAGCGCACCATGCATCTCTACGGCAATGTGCCGGTCCCTGGCGCCATCGGCATTCTCCTGCTCTATGCGTTGATTCTCGGCCTGTACTTCGCGCTCTTTGGATTCCTGCTGGCGCTGGTGCGCTCCGTTACCCGCAGCATCGTCCCGGCACTGGGGCTCGCGCCGTTTGCCTGGGCTGCAGTGGAACTGGCCGCTTCCCGCGTTACCTGTGTGCCATGGGATCAGTTCGGCTACTCGCAGGTGGACAACCTGCTCCTGACTCGACTGGCTCCCTTCACCGGCGTCTACGGCATCTCGTTTGTGCTGGTGGCCGTCAACGCAGTGCTCGCAGCCGGGTTTCTGGTGAAGCCGGTGCGCCTGCGTCTTGCGCTGGCCGCGGCTGGCATCGCAGCGGCTGCATTATTGCAGGCCGGCACATGGATGCCTGTTGCCCCCGCGAAGACAGAAGCAACGGCCGTGCTGCTGCAGCCGGACTTCAGCGTGGATGAAGACCACGACTGGCCCGGCACCGAGTGGGACCAGAACATCGGCCGATTCCTGGCACAGAGCTCCAACACGCTGACCCCGTACTACACCGGCATGCCGAGTCCGGCGAAAACATTGCATGCGGCTCCCGCCGCGCCCGCTCCACCGATCTCGCTCATTGCCTGGCCGGAGGCGCCATCCCCCTTCGAAGAAACCGATCCGCGCTTCCTCACGGCCATGCACCAGCTCGCGGCGAATACCCACGCCGGCATCATTGTCGGCCTGCCCGCCGCCGACTGGGCGACGGACAGCCGAGGACGGCAGTATGTCCAATATTTCAATTCGGCAACGATTTTCAACACAAGTGGCGACCGCATCGGGCGCTATGACAAGATTCATCTCGTGCCCTGGGGTGAATACATCCCGTTCAAAGATCTCTTCTTCTTCGCGCACAAGCTCACACGCCAGGCCGGCAACTTTACGCACGGAAATCATCGCAGCGTCTACTCACTGAATGGTCATCGCTACGGAGTTTTCATCTGCTATGAGTCGATCTTCGCGGATGAAGTCCGGCACTTTGCAGATAACGGCGCCGAAGTCTTCGTCAATATTTCCGATGACGGCTGGTACGGCGACACCAGCGCCCCGTGGCAGCACCTGAACATGGCCCGCATGCGCGCCATCGAGAACCACCGCTGGCTGGTGCGCGACACCAACACCGGCGTCACCAGCGTCATCGATCCCGAAGGCCGCCTGCTGACCAGCGCGCCGCGCGGCATCTTCACCTCGCTTGCCGTGCAGTACGGTTTCCGGAACGACGTGACCTTCTATACCCGCCACGGCGACCTCTTCGGTTACACGTGTGTGATAATCACACTGGGCGTGGTGCTGCTGCTGGGTAAGCGGCGCATCCGATTCCAGCCCTGA
- a CDS encoding bactofilin family protein: protein MPPSDATGAASIGKSVQIRGEVKGSEDLLVDGLVEGTITLTESRLTIGPNARVKANVSARDVVILGALVGDITATGRVELRSGANILGDVKAARLSIEENAIFSGKVDLVQNGAAPAAATTQPGALQGAS from the coding sequence ATGCCCCCGTCCGACGCAACCGGCGCCGCCTCTATCGGTAAATCTGTGCAGATTCGTGGTGAAGTGAAAGGCAGCGAAGACCTCCTCGTCGACGGCCTGGTTGAAGGCACCATCACCCTTACGGAGAGCCGGCTCACGATCGGCCCCAACGCCCGCGTCAAGGCCAACGTCTCGGCCCGCGATGTGGTGATCCTCGGCGCCCTCGTCGGTGACATTACCGCCACAGGCCGCGTTGAGCTCCGCTCGGGAGCGAACATTCTCGGCGACGTGAAGGCCGCGCGCCTTTCCATCGAAGAGAACGCCATCTTTTCGGGCAAAGTCGATCTCGTCCAGAACGGGGCGGCACCAGCCGCAGCCACCACCCAGCCCGGCGCGCTTCAGGGCGCATCCTGA
- a CDS encoding metal-dependent hydrolase translates to MTDFKGTSITWLGHASALITTAQGTQILIDPFFAQSPTFPKDYVLPEKLDLVLLTHGHFDHIADAEPLAKQYKSQVVGMVELAGWLASKGVENTVGMNLGGTYRFKDVAITMVEAKHSASIQDGDKTLYAGVAAGFILTIDNGPVIYHAGDTSLFSDMKLIGELYQPEIGLLPIGDHYTMGPKAGAIAAQYLGLKTVIPIHWGTFPGLTGTPAELRKHLATGIEITELAPGETAK, encoded by the coding sequence ATGACCGACTTCAAGGGAACCTCTATCACCTGGCTGGGCCACGCCTCCGCCCTCATCACAACCGCTCAAGGGACCCAGATCCTCATCGATCCGTTCTTCGCTCAGAGCCCGACCTTCCCCAAGGATTACGTGCTCCCTGAGAAGCTCGATCTGGTGCTCCTCACCCATGGCCATTTCGACCATATCGCCGATGCAGAACCGCTTGCGAAGCAGTACAAGTCGCAGGTGGTGGGCATGGTCGAACTCGCAGGCTGGCTGGCCTCGAAAGGTGTGGAGAACACCGTGGGGATGAATCTTGGCGGAACATACAGGTTCAAGGATGTTGCCATCACCATGGTCGAAGCCAAGCACAGCGCCTCGATCCAGGACGGCGACAAGACTCTGTATGCCGGAGTCGCAGCCGGCTTTATTCTCACCATCGACAATGGCCCGGTGATCTATCACGCCGGCGATACTTCGCTCTTCTCCGACATGAAGCTGATCGGTGAGCTCTACCAGCCGGAGATCGGTCTGCTCCCCATCGGCGATCACTACACTATGGGACCGAAGGCTGGCGCCATCGCGGCACAATATCTCGGGCTCAAAACAGTGATTCCCATTCACTGGGGAACTTTCCCTGGACTCACCGGCACACCTGCAGAGCTTCGGAAGCATCTTGCCACCGGCATTGAGATAACCGAACTGGCTCCAGGTGAAACCGCAAAGTAA
- the prfB gene encoding peptide chain release factor 2 (programmed frameshift): protein MLNDLEFAYAPVREKVRGLREYLDPARLKSDLAEIEQKLSDPSLWSNPQLSQPLMRDRKRFEALLADDAELERRSGDVDAYFDLAREGESVEAELKREINSLNEFAEAMEARTLLSGETDALNAIVTVHPGAGGTESQDWAEMLMRMYLRWAEQQGFKTEMNDYQDGEEAGIKSATFTITGEYAFGMLSGETGVHRLVRISPFDQAKRRHTSFASVFVSPEIDDSIQIDIKPDELRTDTYRSGGKGGQHVNTTDSAVRITHLPTGIVVQCQNERSQHKNREKAMKMLRSRLYEYELEKKNAETKKLEDSKLDINFGSQIRSYVLQPYRIAKDHRTKVEVGDVDRVLDGYLEPFIRGYLLLRRNGGVPSVVDSGDDLE, encoded by the exons GTGTTGAACGATCTCGAATTCGCCTACGCTCCGGTACGCGAAAAAGTCCGTGGCCTGCGGGAGTACCTT GACCCCGCCCGCCTCAAGTCTGATCTAGCCGAGATCGAGCAGAAGCTCTCCGATCCCAGCCTCTGGTCGAACCCCCAGCTCTCACAGCCGCTCATGCGCGATCGCAAGCGTTTTGAAGCGCTGCTGGCCGATGACGCGGAACTAGAGCGCCGTTCCGGCGATGTCGATGCGTATTTCGATCTGGCCCGGGAAGGCGAATCTGTCGAAGCCGAGCTCAAGCGCGAAATCAATTCGCTGAACGAATTTGCCGAGGCCATGGAGGCCCGCACGCTCCTCTCCGGCGAAACCGATGCGCTCAACGCGATTGTGACCGTGCATCCCGGCGCCGGCGGCACCGAGAGCCAGGACTGGGCCGAAATGCTGATGCGCATGTACCTGCGCTGGGCCGAACAGCAGGGCTTCAAGACGGAAATGAACGACTACCAGGATGGCGAAGAGGCCGGCATCAAATCCGCGACCTTCACCATCACCGGGGAATACGCCTTCGGCATGCTTTCCGGTGAAACCGGCGTGCATCGCCTGGTCCGCATCTCGCCCTTCGATCAGGCGAAGCGGCGGCACACTTCATTCGCGTCGGTCTTCGTCTCGCCGGAAATCGACGACTCGATCCAGATCGACATCAAACCGGATGAACTTCGCACCGATACGTACCGCTCCGGCGGCAAGGGCGGCCAGCATGTGAACACCACGGACTCGGCTGTGCGCATCACGCATCTTCCCACCGGCATTGTGGTGCAATGCCAGAACGAGCGCTCGCAGCACAAGAACCGCGAGAAGGCAATGAAGATGCTGCGCTCGCGCCTCTACGAGTACGAGCTCGAGAAGAAGAACGCAGAGACGAAGAAGCTCGAAGACTCGAAGCTGGACATCAACTTCGGCTCACAGATTCGCTCGTATGTGCTGCAGCCCTATCGCATCGCTAAGGATCACCGCACCAAGGTTGAAGTGGGCGACGTGGACCGTGTGCTCGACGGCTATCTCGAGCCCTTCATCCGCGGGTACCTGCTGCTCCGCCGCAATGGCGGCGTGCCGTCGGTGGTCGATAGCGGCGACGATCTGGAGTAA